A region from the Deinococcus sp. KSM4-11 genome encodes:
- the nikC gene encoding nickel transporter permease — protein sequence MTAATSPLPAAAGNANWRRFRRNPGAMIGLVLLVLLVVAALIGPALTGDPSAQNLGARLQAPSGTHALGTDQLGRDVLARVLNGARISLGLGVSVMLASLLIGSAVGLLAGLRGGWTDEALMRVTDIFLAFPSLILAMAISAALGPSLTNVMIAVALVSWPTYARLIRAQVLALREREFVEAARALGSSQSRIALRHLLPNALAPLLVQGSFDVGSAILTAAGLGFIGFGAQPPTPEWGAMVSETRNYIGPAPWASSTPAIAILLTVLAFNLLGDGLRDVFDPRNTR from the coding sequence GTGACGGCCGCGACCTCTCCCCTGCCGGCCGCGGCCGGGAACGCGAACTGGCGGCGCTTCCGGCGCAATCCGGGCGCGATGATCGGGCTGGTACTGCTGGTGCTGCTGGTGGTCGCGGCCCTGATCGGCCCCGCGCTGACTGGCGATCCCAGCGCGCAGAACCTCGGCGCCCGCCTCCAGGCACCGTCGGGCACGCACGCCCTGGGCACGGATCAGCTCGGGCGGGACGTGCTGGCCCGCGTCCTGAACGGAGCGCGCATCTCGCTGGGCCTGGGCGTGAGCGTCATGCTCGCCTCGCTGCTGATCGGGTCTGCGGTCGGTCTCCTCGCAGGCCTGCGCGGCGGCTGGACCGACGAGGCCCTGATGCGCGTCACGGACATCTTCCTGGCCTTCCCCAGCCTGATCCTGGCCATGGCCATCTCGGCGGCGCTGGGACCCAGCCTGACGAACGTAATGATCGCCGTGGCGCTGGTGTCGTGGCCCACCTACGCGAGACTCATCCGCGCGCAGGTGCTGGCCCTGCGCGAGCGCGAGTTCGTGGAGGCCGCCCGCGCCCTGGGCAGCAGCCAGTCCCGGATCGCGCTGCGGCACCTGCTGCCCAATGCCCTGGCCCCACTGCTGGTGCAGGGCAGTTTCGACGTGGGCAGCGCCATCCTGACCGCCGCCGGACTGGGCTTCATCGGCTTCGGCGCGCAGCCTCCCACGCCCGAGTGGGGCGCGATGGTCAGCGAGACGCGCAACTACATCGGGCCGGCCCCGTGGGCGTCGAGCACACCTGCCATCGCCATCCTGCTGACCGTGCTGGCCTTCAACCTGCTCGGGGACGGCCTGCGGGACGTGTTCGACCCGAGGAACACCCGCTAG
- a CDS encoding ABC transporter permease, with the protein MLVYIVRRVALMVFVLWGVTLAAFVISHALPADPAAAALGNNAREEQLQAFRVRNGLDRPLAVQYGIYMARLAQGDMGASLRTQNPITSDLRQFFPATLELTLGAVVFALVIGLPLGVVAALTQGRWPDLVARTFALLGGATPVYWLAILALNVFHEKLGWLPGPGRLDAYSLPPPVKTGLVTIDSLLVGDREVFVDALRHLILPGLVLGMYSAALLTRMTRSALLEVLSQDYIRTARAKGLTRARVIGQHAMRNASLPILTVLGSLFGSLLTGAVLTETIFSWPGIGGYATTSAISLDFPAVMGVTLIAGLAYSVVNLLVDLLYAFFDPRISFS; encoded by the coding sequence TTGCTCGTTTACATCGTGCGGCGCGTGGCGCTGATGGTCTTTGTGCTGTGGGGCGTGACGCTGGCCGCGTTCGTGATCTCGCACGCCCTGCCGGCCGACCCGGCGGCGGCGGCGCTGGGCAACAATGCTCGTGAAGAACAGCTCCAGGCCTTCCGGGTTCGGAACGGGCTGGACCGGCCGCTGGCGGTGCAGTACGGCATTTACATGGCCCGGCTGGCGCAGGGGGACATGGGGGCGTCGCTGCGGACGCAGAACCCGATCACGTCGGATCTGCGGCAGTTCTTCCCGGCCACGCTGGAGCTCACGCTGGGCGCGGTGGTCTTCGCCCTGGTAATCGGCCTGCCGCTGGGCGTGGTGGCGGCGCTCACGCAGGGCCGCTGGCCGGATCTGGTGGCGCGGACCTTCGCGCTGCTGGGCGGGGCGACGCCCGTGTACTGGCTGGCGATCCTGGCGCTGAACGTGTTCCACGAGAAGCTGGGCTGGTTGCCGGGACCGGGCCGGCTGGACGCGTACTCGCTGCCGCCGCCGGTGAAGACCGGGCTGGTGACCATCGATTCGCTGTTGGTGGGTGACCGGGAGGTGTTCGTGGACGCGCTGCGGCACCTGATCCTGCCGGGGCTGGTGCTGGGCATGTACTCGGCGGCGCTGCTGACCCGCATGACCCGCAGCGCCCTACTGGAGGTGCTGTCCCAGGATTACATCCGCACGGCGCGGGCCAAGGGCCTGACCAGGGCGCGGGTGATCGGGCAGCACGCCATGCGCAACGCCTCGCTGCCGATCCTGACGGTGCTGGGCAGCCTGTTCGGGTCGCTGCTCACAGGCGCGGTGCTGACCGAGACGATCTTCTCGTGGCCGGGCATCGGCGGGTACGCCACGACCTCGGCCATCAGCCTGGATTTCCCGGCGGTCATGGGCGTCACGCTGATCGCGGGGCTGGCGTATTCGGTCGTGAACCTGCTGGTCGATTTGCTGTACGCGTTCTTCGACCCGAGGATCAGCTTCTCGTGA
- a CDS encoding ABC transporter substrate-binding protein: MKAVLTATLSLALLSTAGAQSSRQSTLVIGGDFSDLITLDPGVSYEFSGSLVTGNLYDTLVAYEGNNLSTLKPRLASSWTVAPTSTGSRLTFKLRDAKFSSGRPVTAADVVYSVNRVINLKTPSSFLYTDVANLKVGSVSAPDAKTVVMDIPKTANPNIVLALLTFNIGGVIDSTEAKAHETNGDFGSAWLKDHSAGSGPFMLNRWDRSAQVALDVNPNAFRRSVNIKRVILRYMLESSAQQSAMNSGEIDVAMNYTPDAFRDVVAAKKLKSQKADSFMLAYLGMNSAKGMPFEDARVREAVRYAIDQDGIISGLLQGLGRKTQTIIPIGLAGSDPKIYYPYDPEKAKALLKAAGKGDGFSVDFFVSTGSCAGGVPCADLAAKVQADLAKVGIKANIKQMVNSELLTAYRAQKAPLVQVSWSPDYPDADGNGTPLADYNAKSLAWRNGWHNADASKLAQSAAIETDAAKRLNIYKQLTALMVKEGPFSILYQPSRPIVIQSNVSGFNQNANGDVQFEKISKK, from the coding sequence GTGAAAGCTGTCCTGACCGCCACCCTGTCCCTTGCCCTGCTGTCTACGGCAGGCGCGCAATCCTCCCGGCAGAGCACGCTGGTGATCGGCGGGGATTTCAGCGACCTGATCACCCTGGATCCTGGCGTGTCGTACGAGTTCAGCGGGTCGCTGGTGACCGGCAACCTGTACGACACACTGGTGGCCTACGAGGGCAACAACCTCTCGACCCTCAAGCCCCGGCTGGCGTCGAGCTGGACGGTCGCGCCTACCAGCACGGGCTCACGCCTCACCTTCAAGCTGCGCGACGCGAAGTTCAGCAGCGGGCGGCCGGTCACGGCAGCGGACGTGGTGTACTCGGTGAACCGCGTCATCAACCTGAAAACCCCGTCCAGCTTCCTCTACACGGACGTCGCGAACCTGAAGGTCGGCAGCGTGAGCGCTCCTGACGCCAAGACGGTCGTGATGGACATCCCGAAGACCGCGAACCCGAACATCGTGCTGGCGCTGCTGACCTTCAACATCGGCGGCGTGATCGACTCGACCGAGGCCAAGGCGCACGAGACCAATGGGGACTTCGGCAGCGCGTGGCTCAAGGACCACTCGGCGGGCAGCGGGCCGTTCATGCTCAACCGCTGGGATCGCAGCGCACAGGTGGCGCTGGACGTGAACCCCAACGCCTTCCGCCGCTCGGTGAACATCAAGCGCGTGATCCTGCGCTACATGCTGGAATCCAGTGCGCAGCAGTCCGCCATGAACAGCGGCGAGATCGACGTGGCCATGAACTACACCCCGGACGCCTTCAGGGACGTGGTGGCCGCGAAGAAGCTCAAGTCGCAGAAGGCCGATTCGTTCATGCTGGCGTACCTGGGCATGAACTCCGCCAAGGGCATGCCGTTCGAGGACGCCCGCGTGCGTGAGGCCGTGCGCTATGCCATCGACCAGGACGGCATCATCTCGGGGCTGTTGCAGGGCCTTGGCCGCAAGACCCAGACGATCATTCCGATCGGTCTGGCGGGCAGCGATCCCAAGATCTACTACCCCTACGATCCGGAGAAGGCCAAGGCGCTGCTGAAGGCCGCCGGCAAGGGCGACGGCTTCAGCGTGGACTTCTTCGTCAGCACCGGCTCCTGCGCGGGCGGCGTGCCCTGCGCCGACCTGGCCGCGAAGGTGCAGGCCGACCTGGCGAAGGTGGGCATCAAGGCGAACATCAAGCAGATGGTGAACAGTGAACTGCTCACCGCGTACCGCGCGCAGAAAGCCCCGCTGGTGCAGGTCTCCTGGAGCCCCGACTACCCCGACGCGGACGGCAACGGCACGCCCCTGGCGGACTACAACGCCAAGTCCCTGGCGTGGCGCAACGGCTGGCATAACGCCGATGCCAGCAAGCTCGCGCAGAGCGCCGCCATCGAGACCGACGCGGCCAAACGCCTGAACATCTACAAGCAGCTCACCGCGCTGATGGTCAAGGAAGGCCCCTTCTCGATCCTGTACCAGCCCAGCCGGCCCATCGTGATCCAGTCGAACGTCAGCGGCTTCAACCAGAACGCCAACGGTGACGTGCAGTTCGAGAAGATCAGCAAGAAATAA
- a CDS encoding DNA polymerase beta superfamily protein, whose product MTLPLLPIGTSVVTRHEVDGRPVGSVATIVRVPNDPQQAYHVRFLDGSEARLPRPALSLRRHEKNRLPDVERDFTPFIQYRCVAGSRAFGLDTDASDTDLRGFYLPPARDDWSLGGVPEQLEFGEEVYWEARKFVLLALKANPNILEVLHSPQVITAMPIALELLDIRAAFLSRLVYQTYAGYVAGQFKRIEADLRQHGQVRWKHAMHLLRLLMSGTQLLRTGEMLVNVGPHRDRLLAIKRGELTWEQVETWQLDLHREFEQAYADTPLPERPDYDAAEAWLLRARRAALEW is encoded by the coding sequence ATGACCCTCCCGCTCCTGCCCATAGGTACCAGCGTCGTCACTCGCCATGAGGTGGATGGGCGGCCGGTGGGCAGCGTCGCCACCATCGTTCGTGTGCCCAACGACCCCCAGCAGGCCTACCACGTGCGCTTTCTCGACGGCAGCGAGGCCCGCCTGCCACGGCCGGCCCTGAGCCTCCGCCGCCACGAGAAGAACCGCCTACCAGACGTAGAACGGGACTTCACGCCGTTCATCCAGTACCGCTGCGTGGCCGGGAGCCGCGCTTTCGGGCTCGACACGGACGCGTCGGACACCGATCTGCGTGGCTTCTACCTGCCGCCCGCCCGTGACGACTGGAGCCTGGGCGGCGTGCCCGAGCAACTCGAGTTCGGGGAGGAAGTGTACTGGGAGGCCCGCAAGTTCGTGCTGCTGGCCTTGAAAGCCAACCCGAACATCCTGGAGGTGTTGCACAGTCCACAGGTCATCACCGCCATGCCCATTGCCCTGGAACTGCTGGACATCCGCGCCGCCTTCCTGAGCCGGCTGGTGTATCAGACCTACGCCGGGTACGTGGCCGGGCAGTTCAAACGAATTGAGGCCGACCTACGTCAGCATGGGCAGGTGCGCTGGAAGCACGCCATGCACCTGCTGCGGCTCCTGATGAGCGGCACGCAGCTCCTCCGAACCGGCGAGATGCTGGTAAATGTCGGCCCACACCGCGACCGACTGCTGGCCATCAAGCGCGGCGAGTTGACCTGGGAGCAGGTCGAGACATGGCAGCTGGATCTGCACCGCGAGTTCGAGCAGGCGTATGCGGACACTCCCCTGCCCGAACGCCCGGACTACGACGCCGCCGAAGCGTGGCTGCTGCGGGCACGCCGGGCGGCGCTGGAGTGGTAA
- a CDS encoding DNA polymerase beta superfamily protein, producing the protein MTVYPPQLSEAVQEHPFPLVFATVSGAHLYGFPSPDSDWDLRGVHVLPLREVLGLDEVPETYALERDDGVVELDLVTHDVCKFARLLLTRNGYVLEQLLSPLVVHTSPAHAELLSLAPGVLTRWHAHHYLGFTANQWTLLEREDVPRVKPLLYAFRTVLTGLHLMRTGEIEANLEVLNAEVRLPFLSELIALKRAGREAEPLPDPLDTYRAEHERLVRELGAAKEMTHLPNAVPDTVRHAVSDWVVRVRLEAERQG; encoded by the coding sequence GTGACTGTTTATCCTCCCCAACTCTCCGAAGCCGTCCAAGAACACCCGTTCCCGCTGGTCTTCGCCACGGTGAGCGGCGCGCACCTGTACGGCTTTCCCAGCCCCGACAGCGACTGGGATCTGCGCGGCGTGCACGTGCTGCCGCTGCGGGAGGTGCTGGGCCTGGACGAGGTGCCCGAAACCTACGCGCTGGAGCGGGACGACGGGGTGGTGGAACTCGATCTGGTCACGCACGACGTCTGCAAGTTCGCGCGGCTGCTGCTGACCCGCAACGGGTACGTGCTGGAGCAACTGCTCTCGCCGTTGGTGGTGCACACCTCGCCCGCGCACGCGGAACTTCTGAGCCTTGCGCCGGGCGTGCTGACGCGCTGGCACGCGCACCATTACCTGGGCTTCACGGCGAATCAGTGGACGCTGCTGGAGAGGGAAGACGTGCCCCGTGTAAAACCGCTGCTGTACGCCTTCCGCACCGTGCTGACCGGCCTCCACCTGATGCGGACTGGGGAGATCGAGGCGAACTTGGAAGTGCTGAACGCCGAGGTTCGGTTGCCGTTCCTATCGGAGCTGATCGCCCTGAAGCGCGCCGGGCGTGAGGCAGAACCCCTGCCCGACCCGCTTGACACGTACCGCGCCGAACATGAACGGCTGGTGCGGGAACTGGGAGCCGCAAAAGAAATGACCCACCTCCCGAACGCCGTGCCGGATACCGTGCGCCACGCTGTGAGCGACTGGGTGGTGCGGGTGCGCCTGGAGGCCGAGCGTCAGGGTTGA
- a CDS encoding AAA family ATPase yields the protein MPDPAPPRIDLPSPSLVVLVGASSSGKSTFAARHFRPDEVLGSDAMRAWLSGDETDQSVTGEAFGSLHRAASARLTQGRLTVIDATSVRPRDRLALVQLARAHDLPAVAVVFDLPRSVLEARHAARPDRPFGSDVILRQLSDLRRTQGGLTQEGFRHVWTLRSEAEVNAAQVTPVPLRVDRRDLSGPFDVIGDVHGCLSELRALLLRLGYCLDGGQVSPPSGRTAVFLGDLVDRGPDSAGVLRLVMGMVSAGTALCLPGNHEEKVARALDGKAVKLVHGLDATLAQIEAGGSAFRREVRAFIGSLPSHLVLDGGRLVVAHAGLPEPYHGRTSGRVRSFALFGDVDGTRDELGFPVRRDWAAGYAGAALVVYGHTPHTAPRWVGNTVNIDTGCAFGGALTALRYPERETLSLPAQAVYAVLARPLPPP from the coding sequence ATGCCCGATCCCGCCCCGCCCCGCATCGACCTGCCCAGTCCGTCGCTGGTGGTGCTGGTCGGCGCGTCGTCCTCTGGCAAGAGCACTTTCGCGGCGCGGCACTTCAGGCCCGACGAGGTGCTCGGCAGCGACGCCATGCGGGCCTGGCTCAGCGGTGACGAGACAGATCAGTCAGTGACCGGGGAGGCCTTCGGGAGCCTGCACCGTGCGGCCTCGGCCCGGCTCACGCAGGGGCGCCTGACGGTCATCGACGCCACGTCCGTGCGGCCCCGTGACCGTCTGGCGCTGGTGCAGCTGGCCCGCGCGCACGACCTGCCGGCGGTGGCGGTCGTCTTCGACCTGCCCAGATCCGTGCTGGAGGCCCGGCATGCGGCGCGCCCGGATCGCCCGTTCGGGTCGGACGTGATTCTGCGGCAGCTTTCGGATCTGCGCCGCACGCAAGGCGGCCTGACCCAGGAGGGCTTCCGCCACGTCTGGACGCTGCGCTCGGAGGCTGAAGTGAACGCGGCGCAGGTCACGCCCGTGCCCCTGCGCGTGGATCGCCGCGACCTCTCCGGCCCCTTCGACGTGATCGGCGATGTGCACGGCTGCCTGTCGGAACTGCGCGCGTTGCTGCTGCGGCTCGGGTACTGCCTGGACGGTGGGCAGGTCAGCCCACCGTCGGGCCGCACGGCCGTGTTCCTGGGCGACCTGGTAGACCGGGGCCCCGACAGCGCCGGGGTGCTGCGGCTGGTCATGGGCATGGTGAGCGCGGGCACGGCGCTGTGCCTGCCCGGCAACCACGAGGAGAAAGTCGCCCGCGCGCTCGACGGCAAGGCGGTGAAACTGGTACATGGCCTGGACGCGACCCTGGCGCAGATCGAGGCAGGCGGCAGCGCATTCCGGCGTGAGGTGCGCGCGTTCATTGGGAGTCTGCCCAGCCACCTCGTGCTGGACGGCGGGCGGCTGGTCGTGGCGCACGCGGGCCTGCCGGAGCCCTATCACGGCCGCACCTCCGGGCGGGTACGGAGCTTCGCCCTGTTCGGCGATGTGGACGGCACCCGCGACGAACTGGGCTTCCCCGTGCGGCGCGACTGGGCCGCCGGGTACGCCGGAGCCGCGCTGGTCGTGTACGGGCACACGCCGCATACCGCCCCCCGCTGGGTGGGGAACACCGTGAACATCGACACCGGCTGCGCCTTCGGCGGAGCGCTCACGGCCCTGCGCTATCCGGAACGGGAGACGCTCAGCCTGCCCGCGCAGGCCGTGTACGCGGTACTGGCCCGCCCGCTGCCCCCGCCCTGA
- a CDS encoding magnesium transporter CorA family protein, with protein sequence MIHAKHLSNGEALDWAGETRGVWVDARDPDADDLAALRVAFPLNRLALEDALEHGHWSRAEQYPEHEFITLRSFVHPETPDEFTERVSVFVFQDAVLTLSSASTRALDAVWPLVGREAVNTPHEVTYELLDHTADTFFALADGLEGKLDALEERVFLNARENPVAAVFELKHLLAHARRLATDAREATALLGRHADCSPQDLVRYRDAQDSFTRAAGRLDSLRDFLTSLLDLHLNLQSQRMNEVMRTLTAVSVVFLPLTFLAGVWGMNFHHMPELAWPYGYAFAWGSFLLVGGLLALYFKRKGWW encoded by the coding sequence ATGATCCATGCCAAGCACCTGTCGAACGGGGAGGCGCTGGACTGGGCCGGCGAGACCCGTGGCGTGTGGGTGGACGCCCGCGACCCCGACGCGGACGACCTCGCGGCCCTGCGCGTCGCCTTTCCCCTCAACCGCCTGGCGCTGGAGGACGCGCTGGAGCACGGGCACTGGAGCCGCGCCGAGCAGTACCCGGAGCACGAGTTCATCACGCTCCGGTCCTTCGTGCACCCGGAAACGCCGGACGAGTTCACGGAACGGGTCAGCGTATTCGTGTTCCAGGACGCGGTCCTCACGCTGAGCAGCGCCAGCACCCGCGCCCTGGACGCCGTGTGGCCGCTGGTGGGCCGCGAGGCCGTGAACACCCCGCACGAGGTCACGTACGAACTGCTGGATCACACGGCCGACACCTTCTTCGCCCTGGCGGACGGCCTGGAGGGCAAACTGGACGCCCTGGAGGAGCGCGTGTTCCTGAACGCCCGCGAGAACCCGGTGGCGGCCGTGTTCGAACTCAAGCATCTGCTGGCGCATGCGCGGCGGCTCGCCACGGACGCGCGCGAGGCGACGGCGCTCCTCGGCCGGCACGCGGACTGCTCACCGCAGGATCTCGTGCGCTACCGCGACGCGCAGGACTCGTTCACACGGGCCGCCGGGCGGCTCGACAGCCTGCGGGACTTCCTGACCAGCCTGCTCGACCTGCACCTGAACCTGCAGAGCCAGCGGATGAACGAGGTGATGCGAACCCTGACGGCCGTGAGCGTGGTGTTCCTGCCGCTGACCTTCCTGGCGGGCGTGTGGGGCATGAACTTCCATCACATGCCCGAACTCGCGTGGCCGTACGGCTACGCCTTCGCCTGGGGCAGTTTCCTGCTGGTGGGGGGCCTGCTCGCGCTGTACTTCAAGCGCAAGGGCTGGTGGTGA
- a CDS encoding CrcB family protein, whose translation MLGGALGAAARYGVQVALAPLVVRAGFPVAVLLINVLGSFLLGLTVALVGRGMWPDAARLAFGTGFLGAFTTFSTFSVELDGLLLGGRAGAAGTYALLSVGLGVLAALVGRTLGARL comes from the coding sequence ATGCTGGGCGGGGCGCTGGGTGCGGCCGCCCGCTACGGCGTCCAGGTCGCGCTGGCCCCGCTGGTGGTTCGGGCAGGCTTTCCGGTGGCGGTGCTGCTGATCAACGTGCTGGGCTCCTTCCTGCTGGGCCTGACCGTCGCGCTGGTCGGGCGGGGCATGTGGCCCGACGCGGCGCGGCTGGCCTTCGGGACGGGCTTCCTGGGGGCCTTCACGACGTTCAGCACCTTCAGTGTGGAACTCGACGGTCTGCTGCTGGGAGGCCGGGCGGGCGCGGCCGGGACGTATGCGCTGCTCAGCGTGGGGCTGGGGGTGCTGGCCGCCCTCGTGGGCCGCACGCTGGGAGCCCGCCTGTGA
- the xseA gene encoding exodeoxyribonuclease VII large subunit has translation MTRRRKKAEVTRPPEQFLELSEVLEYVGAVIARGVPGAVWVRAEIASLTDRRHLYLDLVQLGEDGEIAKCRATVWARERYELEGKFRRATGGALEAGLKVLLFCTPEFHPQYGFSLHILDIAPEFTLGDAVARLGIMREALVREGVYGLNRLLPAPDDYARVAVISPEGAAGLGDFRRETDALEAAGVIDFEYLEATFQGREASGSLIRAIAQARDLHAHAPLDALVVLRGGGAVTDLAWLNDLDVARALATFPAPVITGLGHARDDTLPDEVAHTRMDTPSKAAALIVQTVAAAAAQATQDVRTIRASGAQAYVEAQSRTQWARDRLRDAAARLVERQRADVDALMRQALGLTPERTLARGYALVRGAGGQPVTRAAQVTAGQALTLDFQDGTVNVRQEG, from the coding sequence GTGACCCGCCGCCGCAAGAAAGCCGAGGTCACGCGCCCGCCCGAGCAGTTCCTGGAACTGTCGGAGGTGCTGGAGTACGTCGGCGCGGTCATCGCGCGGGGAGTACCGGGGGCTGTGTGGGTGCGTGCCGAGATCGCCTCGCTGACGGATCGGCGTCACCTGTACCTCGACCTCGTGCAACTGGGCGAGGACGGCGAGATCGCCAAATGCCGCGCGACCGTCTGGGCCCGGGAGCGCTACGAGCTGGAGGGCAAATTCCGCCGTGCCACGGGCGGCGCGCTGGAGGCCGGGCTCAAGGTGCTGCTGTTCTGCACGCCGGAGTTCCACCCGCAGTACGGCTTCTCGCTGCACATCCTGGACATCGCGCCGGAATTCACGCTGGGAGACGCGGTGGCCCGCCTGGGCATCATGCGCGAGGCGCTGGTCCGTGAGGGCGTGTACGGCCTGAACCGCCTGCTGCCCGCACCCGACGATTACGCGCGCGTGGCCGTGATCTCCCCGGAAGGCGCCGCCGGCCTGGGCGACTTCCGGCGCGAGACCGACGCGCTGGAGGCTGCAGGGGTGATCGACTTCGAGTACCTGGAGGCCACCTTCCAGGGCCGGGAGGCGTCGGGCAGCCTGATCCGCGCCATTGCCCAGGCCCGAGACCTGCACGCCCACGCGCCGCTCGACGCGCTGGTCGTCCTCCGGGGGGGAGGCGCCGTCACGGACCTCGCGTGGCTCAACGACCTGGACGTGGCCCGCGCCCTGGCCACCTTTCCCGCCCCGGTCATCACCGGCCTGGGCCACGCGCGCGACGACACCCTGCCGGACGAGGTCGCGCACACCCGCATGGACACGCCCAGCAAGGCCGCCGCCCTGATCGTGCAGACGGTGGCGGCGGCCGCCGCGCAGGCCACGCAGGACGTCCGCACCATCCGCGCCTCCGGCGCCCAGGCCTATGTGGAGGCGCAGTCGCGCACCCAGTGGGCCCGCGACCGTCTCCGTGACGCCGCCGCCCGGCTGGTCGAGCGGCAGCGTGCAGACGTGGACGCGCTGATGCGTCAGGCGCTGGGGCTCACGCCGGAACGTACCCTCGCGCGCGGCTACGCCCTGGTGCGGGGCGCCGGCGGGCAACCGGTCACCCGCGCCGCGCAGGTCACAGCCGGACAGGCCCTGACGCTGGATTTCCAGGACGGAACGGTGAACGTCCGCCAGGAGGGGTGA
- a CDS encoding sulfurtransferase, with translation MTKPSSPLTSAAWLLEHVNDPTVRVLDCRYALSDPLVGRIAYLGGHIPGAVYADLETDLSGPLQESGAGGRHPLPDPGTLAAWLGSVGIGNDSVVVCYDDPSTGQGFYAARAWWLLRWLGHAQVSVLDGGYPAWVAAGGQSSADEPGPVPATFTPDVQTEMVATAADVQALPPGTLLIDSRAPARYRGEVEPIDAKAGHIPGAVNREWAGALDAGGQWRPANEQAARLDAGNAPTVTYCGSGVSATPNLLARELAGVPLGPDNRLYAGSWSDWISHDARPVATGDE, from the coding sequence ATGACGAAGCCGTCCTCTCCCCTGACGAGCGCCGCGTGGCTCCTTGAGCACGTGAACGATCCGACTGTACGTGTGCTGGACTGCCGATATGCCCTGAGCGATCCCCTGGTCGGGCGCATTGCGTACCTGGGCGGTCACATTCCGGGCGCCGTGTATGCCGATCTTGAAACCGATCTGAGCGGCCCGTTGCAGGAGAGCGGTGCAGGCGGGCGGCATCCGCTGCCCGATCCGGGCACGCTGGCCGCGTGGCTGGGCAGTGTGGGCATCGGCAACGACAGCGTGGTCGTGTGTTACGACGATCCCAGCACCGGCCAGGGCTTCTACGCGGCGCGGGCGTGGTGGCTGCTGCGCTGGCTGGGGCACGCGCAGGTCAGTGTGCTCGACGGCGGGTATCCCGCGTGGGTGGCCGCCGGGGGCCAGAGCAGTGCCGACGAGCCTGGGCCTGTGCCCGCGACCTTCACGCCGGACGTGCAGACGGAGATGGTCGCCACCGCCGCCGACGTGCAGGCCCTGCCGCCCGGCACGCTGCTGATCGACTCGCGCGCCCCCGCCCGCTACCGGGGCGAGGTGGAGCCGATCGACGCCAAGGCCGGGCACATTCCGGGAGCCGTGAACCGCGAGTGGGCTGGGGCGCTGGACGCCGGAGGGCAGTGGCGTCCGGCGAACGAGCAGGCCGCCCGGCTGGATGCCGGGAACGCCCCCACGGTCACGTACTGCGGCAGCGGCGTGAGTGCCACCCCGAACCTGCTGGCCCGTGAACTGGCCGGAGTGCCCCTGGGGCCGGACAACCGCCTGTACGCCGGGTCGTGGAGCGACTGGATCAGTCATGACGCACGGCCCGTGGCGACCGGCGACGAGTGA